In the Sus scrofa isolate TJ Tabasco breed Duroc chromosome 6, Sscrofa11.1, whole genome shotgun sequence genome, one interval contains:
- the CLEC3A gene encoding C-type lectin domain family 3 member A — translation MAKSGLVISILVITLLLDQTTSHAAKFKAKKHSKRRVKENDGDLKTQVEKLWREVNALKEMQALQTVCLRGTKVHKKCYLASEASKHFHEANEDCISKGGTLAVPRSSDEINALRDYGKRSLPGVNDFWLGINDMVTEGKFVDVNGLAISFLNWDQAQPNGGKRENCVFLSQSSQGKWSDEVCRSSKRYICEFTIP, via the exons ATGGCAAAGAGTGGACTTGTAATTTCCATCCTGGTTATCACCTTACTCCTGGACCAGACCACCAGCCACGCGGCCAAATTCAAAGCCAAGAAGCACAGCAAACGCCGAGTAAAAG AAAATGATGGAGACCTGAAGACTCAAGTGGAAAAGCTCTGGAGAGAGGTCAACGCCCTGAAGGAAATGCAAGCCCTGCAGACAG TCTGTCTGCGGGGCACCAAGGTCCACAAGAAGTGCTACCTTGCTTCAGAAGCTTCGAAGCACTTCCACGAAGCCAACGAAGACTGCATTTCCAAGGGAGGCACCCTGGCGGTGCCCAGAAGCTCCGACGAAATCAACGCCCTCCGAGACTACGGGAAAAGGAGCCTGCCGGGGGTCAACGACTTCTGGCTGGGCATCAACGACATGGTCACGGAAGGCAAGTTTGTCGACGTCAATGGACTCGCCATCTCCTTCCTCAACTGGGACCAGGCACAGCCGAACGGTGGCAAGCGGGAGAACTGCGTCTTCCTGTCCCAGTCATCTCAGGGCAAATGGAGCGATGAGGTCTGTCGTAGCAGCAAGAGGTACATATGTGAGTTCACCATCCCTTAA